The nucleotide window AGCATCATGGTTTCAAAGTTAATTTGCCCGGGTATTTTGTTAATATATTGCTTAACAACACAAAGTGGTTGGTCTGAAGCCAGTAAATAGGTTAATAAATGAAATCTGCATTCTCAACAAGGTGTAGTTCTGTCATACCCCACTTTGTTTTTACTCTTCTTCTGCGATGTTATTCTCCTTTTATGGcttctgcatttttcatctttattatTTCTACCTGAATCGCACTTACAAAACAATAGTTCTGCAATAATGTAACCAGAATTTCCATTTCATGGGATTTATCTGGGTTAGGATAAAAAGTAAGTTCAAAAGTAAAATactgtataaaatatttgagTCCTTGGTGGTAGAACCTCAGAATGTGACACGTTCTCAAAGAAAGCAatgaggttttgtttgtgtACCCCACTCTCCACAATTTCTGTTAGTTCTGCGGTCATTGTATCATCACATTTGTCTCTGTGGTATTTTTATTATGTGGAGATTTTATGAAGCATTTCATACTGCTGAATACTAGGTAATAAGAAATCtgacttgaaaatatttgtcttttgaTCAGTTACAGCCAAAATCCTGTTGGGATTCTGAACTATGACATCATGGCAAGATTTCGCAGAAGAACATGCAtcattttgttgctttttattttgtttatttgctccATAATGATGGCTTTGAAGACCCTGAGACCTGATAGAGCTGGCTTTGGGGATCCATTTGGACTTGGTTTGTTGCCAGAGCTTCAACAACGGACCGTGCTCTTAGACAGTAAACAGAATTTGCTAAATAGGGCTCAAGGAGATACTGTAACACGTGTCAGTAATTTGCATAGTATTGCTGTCAATACTATGAAAGCATCTATGTCTTCTGTAAAAAAGCTGGAAGAGGAGCTGTCTTCTCCTAATTACAACTTTCACATATTCTACTATACTTGGTATGGGAATCCACAGTTTGATGGTAAATATATTCACTGGAACCATCCGTTGTTGCCACATTGGGATCCCAAAATTGCAAACAATTATCCAAAGGGAAGGCATAATCCTCCTGAGGACATTGGGGCCAACTTTTATCCAGAACTTGGATCTTACAGTTCCAAAGACCCTACTGTCATAGAAGCCCACATGAAACAAATGCGTTCAGCTTCAACTGGTAATGAATGTTAGCGTTTCATCATGTTGTTCATTTATCCAGCCTTACATTTGTGAATGAGCACAACTGAGCTATCCTCCTGTTTTTCTGTCTAATTCAGGAAATGTGTGAAACTAGTAAATGTCTTTATATCTCTGAGTTTTAACCCCCAACTGAAACCTACATCTTCAAAGCTGTGTCTAATGAGTGTAACAGCACAGAAGCATAAGAATGGTATTTTTAATACTGTAGGTACATGTTTTTCATGACTTTCTGCTAAACACTGTTaacataaatgaaaatacagaaggcTTGACTAGATtatatttctgtgtattttatttttggagatGAATACTTCAGTTTAAAGAACAGGTTTCAGTTAATCATGCTGACATAGTTAAGGAGCAGTCTGTTCAAATATGAAtggagtttttttctctgaatgctGTGTGCGCAGTAACAATTAggtattaattaattaatgtcCAAAAGTagcttcttaaaataaaaattggtgTTCTCTTTTTGTAAATAAGATTAACTGTATACATAAGAATATTCAATATATTCCTAGTTGTTGGCCTTTATGGTCCTTTTTATGTCAATCTTCTATAAAATAAGCAGTCATACAGGCTAATAGTAAACTCTGAACAGCTTCTGTAAAATGTAATTAGAGCAACATGACCAAAGCTCATAGCATTACTGATACTGCTAATCACCTTGTATTGAATCTCCTTCATTCAGCTAATCATTCAGGTTTAATGTAGTTGTTATTTTTTGATTAGTGATGTTTACTTGTTTAGTGTTTACTTCTTGGTTGTTGTGATCTTGTGGGTTTTAACCTAACCTTCATTTTGTACAAGGGTTAATACAAACCTAGGAAATTTCTCGCCCTCTTCAGTAATATAACTCCATCCAGAGGAGTAACAAGACTGTTGCAGAGACATCTCAGATATAAGTTGCCAATAAGCACTGTTTGAGTCTTatctaaaacaaaataatgtgtGGTAGTGTGATGAAGACAAGAAGAATATGTGATGTTTCTCATCCTCTTAATGCTGGTGGAAAGGGTGCCAATTACTAGGAAAAATGCTTTGCATAATCAAGTTTTTTCATAACTTCAgttaattttccatttaaaactCAGCAATGTGAATGAGTAGTTCAGGCTTCCTGTGATACTCTTCATAACATAACTGATATTGATAAAGAGTcaccttttttcctgctgttattCTGACTTAAGGATTTAAGTACAATTGAATTTGTTCTCTTCCATCTAGATTTGACTAACATTATTCatcaacttttttttaagaattataCTTTGTAAATTTTTTGTGTACTGTGAGGCTGACTATTtacagtttcttctttttctctcttagCCATTGTCTCATCCATTACTCTATTTTACAGCCACATAATCATTTTTTCTAGCCATTTTTGAGCTTTGTCAAGGatcttaagaaaaaataaaatgtaagtGGTTCTTTCAGCAAAGAGTGTTTAATGATTGAAGGCATATAAGAGATTTGGGCAACAGGAATCTCATGCAGTGCTTCCCTGTATTCTTCTTATACTTTACAATTcttattaattaatttcctaatattttacAGGTGAATACAGCAAATTTTATTCATGAGATTGCTTGGGGAAATTTAGTTTTTTGcaccagcatttttttttttgtgatagtCCACTTCTGTTTCTAGTGACTATTCTGGTTTTAAACATTTATGACACTGTTTTTAGTGTCAAgtccatcttttttttcttgaagtggcacataactttttctttttttaaccacaggaaagaaaacatgtaGTAGTCTTCCTCAGGAAATGACCAATGCAAATGTGAATTCAGGTCTTTGATCAACTATTCTGTCTCCTGAACTTTTATGTATTTCCTAAAGGTGTGAAAGAGGGTCTTGTCAGATGTATTCAAGATACCCagatttttttgctcttctgctTGTCCTTTACACCTTACTCATTTGCATTTAGTCCTTTTCTTCTGtgtaaaataaaagataatctgataaaatgcagtaaaatattgtattttactTTCCTTGAGCAGACTGTCACTTGTGACTAGCTGTTATTTATGATTTTCTGTTTGATAAAATGCAGAGATAATATATCTAAGGGTAGTTGAACTCCCCTCTGTGTGTATTGAGCACAAATTTCTGGTTTGAATATTTGTGTGATTATGTATTAACTGTaatatttggtttctttttcctaattttggaattttttgttgAAAATTATTAGTCAGAAATGTTAGTAAATTAGTCAGTAATTAGACAGTAAAATAGGTGGAATTTAGAATACAGACTTCCATAGCTCGGTGAATTTATTCATTTACTGAAATCATTACCTAGTTAAAAAGAACCACGTTGACTTATTCTTCTGTAGGCTCTGAATAGCATTTCTAGCAAAATATTTCTACAtcaatattttatgtatttctttcaGACTTAGCTTCTTTTTGATCTAAAAGATCTAATCTGTTTATATGACACCATTTTATTTTAGAAGGAAAGGGCTTAGCCTTTCTGAAgagtgttttcttttgctttcttgaaGAGCATCAGAAAAATTTACAATATGAGGACATGTTATTGGTTGTATTTTTTCTCCACAGCACTGGTAACATCCTTACAATTATTGAGAATTACTCAAGCATTTTGGAAGatgataaatttaaaaactaatttcaCATGCTTGGAAGAGTGGATTACACCATAGTAACTGTACCAGCAAGAAAGAAGTTTGAAGTGACTATTGAAGTCACTGCTTCTAGTACTAAATGGTTGTTTTGCATTTGAGCCAGAGGTACAAAGAAGAAATGTGATGGGGAATAAACTTCTGTAACATAAGAATCTCCTTCATCACATGCACAGCTCTCATCCCTTGAGTGTTCTGTAACTTGTGTATCTTGATATTCTCTGTCTGTATCGTGGTGTAGCTATAATGCCTGAGTGAGGAGCAATCTTTTCCTCTTTACAGCCTGAAGGTTGGAATGCAGTGCTGAAAAGTGGGAGGAAACACCTCTTAAGTGTTAGGCTTAGGACACTGAGTACAGATTTGTTCCCTTGACAGATAATCTAACCACTGTTTGTTTTGCAGTCCTACAAAGAGAGAAGTTAAAATCCACTGTGAGAATACTGAgattaaaaagtaatttgagATTCTGATTTTTTGTAGATTTCACATCAGTAATTGTAACTCATTACAATGTTACAGTATACCTCTGATATGTTAAACAACATGATTTAAAACTcaagttttgtattttcaggTGTAATAGTGCTTTCATGGTACCCACCAGGTATGGCTGATGAAAATGGAGAACCAACTGATGATTTAGTGCCAATTGTTTTGGACTATGCACACAAATATAACCTAAAGGTAAAATATTTCTAGATACATATAACAGGACCAATTAGGAAAGTAGACCTTGCTATTatactttgtttccttttggtCATGGAAATCTTTGATTTGCACTGAACTTCGGTAGGACCTGAGTAATATTGCCTTATAAGCAGAATAAATATTGTAATCTGATTTAGCTTGCAGAATCTAAGGCATAGTATTGTggatgtttattttttaaaatttcttttcaggaagcggattttgaaataaaacattatgCTATTTTCCAGTGAGTTTTGGGAGTTGAGGGAAGTATTACATATTCCAAAATACTGTGAAATACAGTGAGCTATAAGCTAAGGAcctttgagaaaaaaaggacttatcttcattttgcattatttcatAAATTGCTAGCACCTGATTGTAGAGGTCAGGAGCGAACATCTATGAGGAATAAAGACTGATTTGGAATATCTAGTTTGAGTTAATGTCTTTATTCCAGAAGGTACCAGGAACACTTGCCTTGGACTGTAAGGTTAGAGACATGCTGCTCAGATTTTAGGGTTACTTCCAGGCATGACAAGATAGAAAGGCTAAGTTATTGACTTCTTAAAATAGGTGAAATATCAGTTAAAGATTACATGAATTGATCAGTAGAATCTTAAAttgtgctttggttttgtttattttttagaatAAAACTTGTATTTCCCTTTTGTGATaatgaaaatgtgtatttcattttaatttctcccAAGTAATAGATTTTTTAAGTAGCTGCTTGCGTTTCATCCCTGGAGTGTGCTGTCTGTCCTGTGTACTGAAAACACAACCTGTTCATCTGCTTGGGTTTTAGTTGGTTGTGCAAGCTGCAGATTCTCAGTGAAATTTCTTGTCACTGGGGTAACTGTAGATTCTTTAGCAAGCAGTAAGAAAATAGGATGATTAAATCAGATACAGAAGTAGTTTTGAAACTGTTAAAAATACTGTGTGATTTGCATTATATGACATAGGTTGCACTCTGTCtaataatttcttaaaagaCAGAAGAAGATATTATCCTTTCCCAAAATTTTCAGACTATCGAATAGAGTTTGCTCTCACCTAGAAAAACTTGTTAACATTCAAGTCTCAAAGGAGTCAAGGCCAAATGAAATAAGCTACTAAGGAAAATACAATAGAGTGTAATAGTATGATAATGATTGCAATATGGATGAAACTGCTGTTACCACTTGGAAGAATTACTGGAATACAGATAGGTGGTATAAATATTACAGATGTTACCTTCACTGTGATGGTTTTAAGCATTCTTGCACAAGTAAGTTATTACAATAAGTGTTAGTAGTCTCAGTAGACCAAAGCCAATATACAAAATACGTTTCGGTTATGTCTGCTAAGCAGAAGCCTGGGAGAAGATATGCCCTTTTGATTTGCCTGGTTTTGATTGTTggaaatgaaagataaaattatAGTGCTCCTCAGCCTCTACTGTCAGTCTTAGTGATTTAGTCTAATGCTATTTTTCTATAGTTTCTATTTAATAGAGAGAGAGATTGGCTCTGCAATGGAAATTTCTACTGTTGCAGAGTTGTCAAAGACTTTATTAAATACATTCTGCTCTAAAATTGCTTCTGAAAAAGTTGTTGCTTTGATTAATGTAATGTATTCTTCCATGATTGtctatttgaaaacaaattcattTTTACATTGGAATTCACACATACTGGTTAATCAATTCCATGAGCTCCAAGCTTGACATTCAGAGCAATAGCAGTATATTATATTAGATTTAGTTCCAAGAGCTTGTTGCTGTTGGTAAAtctaaaaaattttaaattaaagttttcATTTCCCATAtctcaaaatgtattttgacTCTGAAAACTATTATTGGAGCATTATCTTTAGCAAATTTTAATACATTagttagaaattaaatattaaaatgttgcATTAGTTTATTCATTCTAAGTTTTAAGTTTTgtagctttttaaattttctgaagCATGATTACCACTTGCTCTAGTCTAGGATaaacaaaagcagtgttctgttTTAATGTAAAAAACCTAAGTATTTAATGCCAAACTTCCTGAAATCTGAAGCTTCTGATGTCAGTAGTGCAGGAATTGTTCTAGGGTTGGATTATTTTCAGTAGAGACTGATGAAATGTTTGGTCtgtaaataattatattttttgtgACTGATACTTGCTTCATATAATACCCAGTGCCCATATATTCAGTAGTGTTTTATGTTTCTGTTGCTCTTACGTTTTCATCTTTCAGGTCACTTTTCATATCGAACCTTACAAAGACAGAGATGATCGCAGCATGTACCACAATGTCAAGTACATCATTGACAAGTGAGTTTTTTCAGAATGGTTTCCTTGGGGTTTCTTACATGCTGGTTTAGAGGACTTCTGTGTGTGAACTAAAgcttataaaaatatgtaagaatGCCTGCTGGGACTGAAGAGAACTGAAAGGAACTTTGTTCATATTTCAGTGCTGCAAAACTCagtctgttttttaaatactgaagtGTGAATTTTACATAGATTATCaaatttaaattgctttctgtGTTCT belongs to Oenanthe melanoleuca isolate GR-GAL-2019-014 chromosome 3, OMel1.0, whole genome shotgun sequence and includes:
- the MANEA gene encoding glycoprotein endo-alpha-1,2-mannosidase isoform X1, encoding MARFRRRTCIILLLFILFICSIMMALKTLRPDRAGFGDPFGLGLLPELQQRTVLLDSKQNLLNRAQGDTVTRVSNLHSIAVNTMKASMSSVKKLEEELSSPNYNFHIFYYTWYGNPQFDGKYIHWNHPLLPHWDPKIANNYPKGRHNPPEDIGANFYPELGSYSSKDPTVIEAHMKQMRSASTGVIVLSWYPPGMADENGEPTDDLVPIVLDYAHKYNLKVTFHIEPYKDRDDRSMYHNVKYIIDKYGSHPAFYRHKTSTGRLLPMFYVYDSYVTIPEIWANLLTVSGSQSIRNTPYDALFIALLVEERHKHDIHRSGFDGMYTYFATNGFSYGSSHHNWAGLKAFCDSNNLMFIPSVGPGYIDTSIRPWNNHNTRNRVNGKYYETAFSAALLVRPEIISITSFNEWHEGTQIEKAVPKRTGQVVYLDYKPHKPNVYLELTQKWSEKYRKEQEQWLM
- the MANEA gene encoding glycoprotein endo-alpha-1,2-mannosidase isoform X2; its protein translation is MARFRRRTCIILLLFILFICSIMMALKTLRPDRAGFGDPFGLGLLPELQQRTVLLDSKQNLLNRAQGDTVTRVSNLHSIAVNTMKASMSSVKKLEEELSSPNYNFHIFYYTWYGNPQFDGKYIHWNHPLLPHWDPKIANNYPKGRHNPPEDIGANFYPELGSYSSKDPTVIEAHMKQMRSASTGVIVLSWYPPGMADENGEPTDDLVPIVLDYAHKYNLKVTFHIEPYKDRDDRSMYHNVKYIIDNVGPGYIDTSIRPWNNHNTRNRVNGKYYETAFSAALLVRPEIISITSFNEWHEGTQIEKAVPKRTGQVVYLDYKPHKPNVYLELTQKWSEKYRKEQEQWLM